The following are encoded together in the Variovorax sp. PBS-H4 genome:
- a CDS encoding 2-methylaconitate cis-trans isomerase PrpF family protein has product MPTDTVMEQEEVRCVLMRGGTSKALFFHEADLPPAGAARDRLLKRAMGSPDVLQIDGLGGSRLVTSKVAIIRRSERADADVDYTFAQIDVERDIVGYDANCGNISSAVAPFAIDEGLVEATEPLTTVRIHNTNTGTLLVSKVPVKNGRARLLGDCAIAGVPGTGAEILMDYGGTIGAKTGKLLPTGQVTDFVTLEDGRRIEVSVVDAATPCVFIAAGSLGLTGSELPPAISADRVLIETIGELQCKAGERIGLYAHWDDVHLPGLPLAVIVAPPADYVDVNKATVKASDCDLRARLVFLGKCHDSMAGTGSICTAAASRVPGTLVSQAVGASTTSDTLRIGHPLGVMAVKVVAQPDAEPARTAFSALGLTRTARRLMAGTVYVPVA; this is encoded by the coding sequence ATGCCCACCGACACCGTCATGGAACAGGAAGAAGTGCGCTGCGTGCTGATGCGCGGCGGCACCAGCAAGGCGCTGTTCTTCCACGAGGCCGACTTGCCGCCGGCCGGCGCGGCACGCGACCGCCTGCTCAAGCGCGCCATGGGCTCGCCCGACGTGCTGCAGATCGACGGCCTGGGCGGCTCCCGCCTGGTGACCTCGAAGGTGGCGATCATCCGGCGCTCCGAGCGCGCCGATGCGGATGTCGACTACACCTTTGCGCAGATCGACGTGGAGCGCGACATCGTCGGCTATGACGCCAACTGCGGGAATATCTCGTCGGCCGTCGCGCCCTTCGCCATCGACGAGGGGCTGGTCGAGGCGACCGAGCCGCTGACCACCGTGCGCATCCACAACACCAACACCGGCACCCTGCTGGTGTCGAAGGTGCCGGTGAAGAACGGCAGGGCGCGCTTGCTCGGCGACTGCGCCATCGCGGGCGTGCCGGGCACCGGTGCCGAGATCCTCATGGACTACGGCGGCACCATCGGTGCCAAGACCGGCAAGCTGCTGCCGACGGGGCAGGTCACCGATTTCGTCACGCTCGAGGACGGCCGGCGTATCGAGGTCTCGGTGGTCGACGCGGCGACCCCTTGCGTCTTCATCGCCGCCGGCTCGCTCGGCCTCACTGGCAGCGAGCTGCCGCCGGCGATCTCTGCCGACCGCGTGCTCATCGAGACCATCGGCGAACTCCAGTGCAAGGCGGGCGAGCGCATCGGCCTCTATGCACACTGGGACGATGTTCATCTGCCCGGCCTGCCGCTCGCGGTGATCGTCGCGCCGCCGGCCGACTATGTCGATGTGAACAAGGCGACGGTGAAGGCGAGCGACTGCGACCTGCGCGCGCGCCTCGTGTTCCTCGGCAAGTGCCACGACAGCATGGCCGGCACCGGCTCGATATGCACTGCTGCGGCTTCGCGCGTGCCCGGCACGCTGGTCAGCCAGGCCGTCGGAGCGAGCACCACGAGCGACACGCTGCGCATCGGCCATCCGCTCGGCGTCATGGCGGTGAAGGTGGTTGCGCAGCCCGATGCCGAACCTGCACGCACCGCCTTCTCGGCCCTCGGGCTCACGCGCACGGCGCGCCGCCTGATGGCCGGCACCGTGTACGTGCCGGTCGCCTAA
- the leuD gene encoding 3-isopropylmalate dehydratase small subunit, translated as MTIPPFTIVTGPAPYLPRANIDTDVIIRIERLTSLPKEQLGPYAMEALRYRADGSDDPDFILNRPTFRGAPILLAGDNFGCGSSREGAVWALQGIGVRCVIAPSFGDIFYSNCFQNGVLPIRLPAPDVEALAVACAEGAPLTVDLERRMLIAPSGAQVAFTIDPLRREALLHGLDDIGLTLRDEALIRTWQQADRVQRPWAWPPAPAAC; from the coding sequence ATGACCATTCCCCCCTTCACCATCGTCACCGGACCGGCCCCCTACCTGCCGCGCGCCAACATCGACACCGACGTCATCATCCGCATCGAGCGCCTGACCTCGCTCCCCAAGGAGCAACTCGGCCCCTACGCGATGGAGGCCTTGCGCTACCGCGCCGATGGCAGCGATGACCCCGATTTCATCCTCAACCGGCCCACCTTCCGAGGCGCACCGATCCTGCTGGCCGGCGACAACTTCGGCTGCGGCTCCTCGCGCGAGGGCGCAGTGTGGGCGCTGCAGGGCATCGGCGTGCGCTGCGTCATCGCGCCGAGCTTCGGCGACATCTTCTACAGCAACTGCTTCCAGAACGGCGTGTTGCCGATCCGCCTGCCGGCGCCCGACGTCGAGGCACTCGCCGTGGCCTGCGCCGAAGGAGCCCCGCTCACGGTCGATCTCGAACGGCGCATGTTGATCGCGCCCTCGGGCGCGCAGGTGGCGTTCACCATCGACCCGCTGCGCCGCGAAGCCTTGCTCCATGGCCTGGACGACATCGGACTCACGCTGCGCGACGAAGCCCTCATCCGCACCTGGCAGCAGGCCGACCGCGTGCAGCGCCCCTGGGCCTGGCCGCCTGCGCCCGCAGCCTGCTGA
- the leuC gene encoding 3-isopropylmalate dehydratase large subunit codes for MAGRTLFDKIWDAHVIRDLGDGWALLHIDRHLLHDLSGPPALAEVTARGLPVHDPALVFATPDHAVSSRPGRNGLTYAPGGKLWTALRDRTRSAGVRLFDLGEPGQGIVHVMGPELGIVLPGLTVVCGDSHTCTNGALGAMAFGIGSSESTHALATQTLRQQKPRRMRIRCNGSLRSGVTAKDLALHIIGKLGAAAGVGHAIEYAGSAIEAMEVEARLTLCNLTVELGARCGMVAPDPRTFDYLRGRSFAPQGEAFDAAVAQWRLLASDADAVFDREESIDVSLIRPTITWGTSPEHAIAIDARVPDPQAVADPAQRDTLAAALDYMGLRAGQPIAGTPVDWVFIGSCANSRITDLRAAAEVARGRQVAPGVTAWVVPGSENVKRAAEAEGLREVFEAAGFAWREPGCSMCVAANGEQVPPQKRSVSTSNRNFVGRQGPGARTHLASPAMAAAAAIAGCIADVGSIA; via the coding sequence ATGGCTGGCCGCACGCTCTTCGACAAGATCTGGGACGCCCATGTCATCCGCGACCTGGGCGATGGCTGGGCGCTGCTCCACATCGATCGTCACCTGCTGCATGACTTGTCCGGGCCGCCGGCACTCGCCGAGGTGACGGCGCGCGGCCTGCCGGTGCATGACCCGGCACTGGTCTTTGCGACGCCCGACCACGCGGTGTCGAGCCGGCCCGGGCGCAACGGCCTGACCTACGCGCCGGGCGGCAAGCTGTGGACCGCGCTGCGCGACCGTACCCGATCTGCCGGCGTGCGCCTGTTCGACCTGGGCGAGCCGGGGCAAGGCATCGTGCACGTCATGGGCCCGGAGTTGGGCATCGTGCTGCCGGGCCTCACCGTGGTTTGCGGTGACAGCCACACCTGCACCAATGGTGCGCTGGGTGCGATGGCCTTCGGCATCGGCTCGTCGGAGAGCACGCATGCCCTGGCCACGCAGACGCTGCGCCAGCAGAAGCCGCGGCGCATGCGCATCCGCTGCAACGGCAGCCTGCGTTCGGGCGTCACCGCCAAGGACCTCGCGCTGCACATCATCGGCAAGCTGGGTGCTGCGGCCGGCGTGGGCCACGCGATCGAGTACGCGGGCAGCGCCATCGAGGCCATGGAAGTCGAGGCCCGTCTCACGCTGTGCAACCTGACGGTGGAACTCGGCGCGCGCTGCGGCATGGTGGCGCCTGACCCGCGCACCTTCGACTACTTGCGTGGCCGTTCCTTCGCGCCGCAGGGCGAAGCTTTCGACGCGGCCGTTGCGCAATGGCGGCTTCTGGCCAGCGATGCCGATGCCGTCTTCGATCGCGAAGAGTCCATCGACGTCTCGCTCATTCGGCCCACGATCACCTGGGGCACGAGCCCCGAGCACGCCATTGCCATCGACGCGCGCGTGCCCGATCCGCAAGCAGTGGCCGATCCCGCGCAGCGTGACACGCTGGCGGCTGCGCTCGACTACATGGGCCTGAGGGCAGGGCAGCCCATTGCCGGCACGCCGGTCGACTGGGTGTTCATCGGCTCGTGCGCCAACTCGCGCATCACCGACCTGCGTGCTGCCGCCGAGGTGGCGCGCGGCAGGCAGGTGGCGCCGGGCGTCACGGCTTGGGTGGTTCCCGGCTCCGAGAACGTCAAGCGTGCAGCGGAAGCCGAAGGCCTGCGCGAGGTGTTCGAAGCCGCCGGCTTTGCCTGGCGCGAGCCGGGCTGCAGCATGTGCGTGGCGGCCAACGGCGAGCAGGTGCCGCCGCAGAAGCGGTCGGTGTCGACGTCCAACCGGAACTTCGTCGGGCGGCAGGGGCCGGGGGCGCGCACGCACCTGGCGAGTCCGGCGATGGCGGCTGCTGCGGCGATTGCCGGTTGTATTGCGGATGTCGGGAGCATCGCATGA
- a CDS encoding GntR family transcriptional regulator — translation MNLSTGTTPMNGARGTALHRQIYLVLRDEISRGLFPGGALPNEEALCERFGVSRITVRRALGDLAAQGLVERRHGRGTFVRGEPGQMRPMPSLSVIDSLRQTAIETIVRVLEVEQAPPPADVARLLQIVPGEKAVHALRIRSNRNGQPAMLTDAWVPAAVGRRVTATALKKKALYEILMMQGVQFGRVVQEFSATVSDPQRAALIQTEVGAPLLKLVRLMHDMDERPVLHLTAYMAADRASIMMEIAGATVNTLTAGQIVLDAPR, via the coding sequence ATGAACTTGTCGACTGGAACCACGCCGATGAACGGGGCACGCGGCACCGCCTTGCACCGGCAGATCTACCTGGTGCTGCGCGACGAGATTTCGCGGGGGCTGTTTCCGGGCGGCGCGTTGCCTAACGAGGAAGCGCTCTGCGAGCGATTCGGCGTCTCGCGCATTACCGTGCGGCGCGCACTGGGGGACCTGGCGGCGCAGGGCCTGGTCGAGCGCCGGCATGGCCGCGGCACCTTCGTGCGGGGCGAGCCCGGGCAGATGCGGCCGATGCCCAGCCTCAGCGTGATCGACAGCCTGCGCCAGACGGCGATCGAGACGATCGTCCGCGTGCTCGAGGTCGAGCAGGCCCCACCGCCGGCCGATGTGGCGAGGCTGCTGCAGATTGTGCCCGGCGAGAAGGCGGTCCACGCGCTGCGCATTCGATCCAATCGCAACGGCCAGCCGGCAATGCTGACGGATGCGTGGGTGCCCGCGGCCGTCGGCCGCCGCGTCACCGCCACTGCGCTCAAGAAGAAGGCGCTCTACGAGATCCTGATGATGCAGGGCGTGCAGTTCGGCCGCGTGGTGCAGGAGTTCAGCGCGACGGTGAGCGACCCGCAGCGAGCCGCACTGATCCAGACCGAGGTGGGTGCGCCGCTATTGAAGCTGGTGCGGTTGATGCACGACATGGACGAACGTCCCGTTCTGCACTTGACCGCCTACATGGCCGCAGACCGCGCGAGCATCATGATGGAGATTGCCGGCGCGACCGTGAATACGCTGACGGCCGGGCAGATCGTGCTGGACGCGCCGCGGTGA
- a CDS encoding isocitrate lyase/PEP mutase family protein: MTLHTSLRELLAAPGMLIAPGAYDGIGARLIEQAGFSAVYMTGAGTAAARGYPDFGLLDMGEMVANAASMARAIGVPLIADADTGYGNELNVTRTVREYESRGVAAIHIEDQVSPKRCGHLDGKEVVSRAEFVSKIRAAADARRTKEFVIIARTDARAMLSLDEAIWRGNAALDAGADLVFVEATQSLEEVAAVPKAVKGPCLLNVVPGGRTPNFDLREAEAMGYKLAILPGLMLAAAIQAGDAALAQLKATHKAPEVTQNVAQTFRRFGADEWDALRQRFNAGAAMEAK; this comes from the coding sequence ATGACCCTGCACACCTCCCTTCGCGAACTGCTCGCCGCGCCCGGCATGCTCATCGCCCCTGGCGCCTACGACGGCATCGGCGCACGGCTGATCGAGCAGGCGGGCTTCAGCGCCGTGTACATGACCGGGGCCGGCACGGCGGCGGCGCGCGGCTATCCCGACTTCGGCTTGCTCGACATGGGCGAGATGGTGGCCAACGCCGCCTCGATGGCGCGCGCCATCGGCGTGCCGCTGATCGCAGATGCCGACACCGGTTACGGCAATGAGCTGAACGTGACGCGTACGGTGCGCGAATACGAATCGCGCGGCGTCGCCGCGATCCACATCGAGGACCAGGTCTCGCCCAAGCGCTGCGGCCACCTGGACGGCAAGGAAGTGGTCTCGCGCGCGGAATTCGTCTCCAAGATCCGCGCCGCGGCCGATGCGCGACGCACGAAGGAGTTCGTGATCATCGCGCGCACCGATGCGCGCGCCATGTTGAGCCTGGACGAGGCCATCTGGCGCGGCAACGCGGCGCTCGATGCCGGTGCCGACCTGGTCTTCGTCGAAGCCACCCAGTCGCTCGAAGAAGTGGCGGCGGTGCCCAAGGCCGTGAAGGGGCCGTGCCTGCTCAACGTGGTCCCGGGCGGGCGCACGCCGAACTTCGACCTTCGCGAAGCCGAGGCCATGGGCTACAAGCTCGCGATCCTGCCCGGCCTGATGCTGGCCGCCGCGATCCAGGCCGGCGATGCGGCGCTGGCCCAGCTCAAGGCCACGCACAAGGCACCCGAGGTCACGCAGAACGTGGCCCAGACCTTCCGCCGCTTCGGCGCCGACGAGTGGGATGCACTGCGCCAGCGCTTCAACGCCGGCGCCGCGATGGAAGCCAAGTGA